One Myxococcota bacterium genomic window, ACTCGCGCCGCTGCCCAGGTGCGCGACGACCACCCGGCCCTCCGCGATCGCGGGCGCGACGCGGGGCAGCACCGACGCGATGTACTCGTACGAGAGACCGTGGAAGCCGTAGCGCTGCACGCCCTGGCGGCGGATCTCGCGCGGCAGCGGCACGAGCTCGGCGACCGGGGGCTGGCCGCGGTGGAAGCTCGTGTCGAAGCAGGCGACCTGCGGCACGCCGGGCAGCCGCTTCTCGACCGCCTCGATGGCCGCGAGGTTGTGCGGCTGGTGCAGGGGCGCCAGCGGCACGAGCTCGCGCAGCTGGCGCAGCACCTCGGGAGTCACGACCACGGGCCGCGGGTAGGTCGCGCCGCCGTGCACCACCCGGTGACCCACGCCGAGCAGGCGCGCGTCGCCGTAGTGCGAGCGCAGCCAGGCGGCGAGCTCGTCGAGCGCCGAGCGGCCGTCGCGCACGGCCTCGGCGAGTGACGGGGCCTCGACCGCGTTCCCGGCACCGTCCTGCGCGCGCAGCCGCGGCGCCGTGCCGATGCCCTCGATCTGCCCGCGCAGGTCCGCCTGCCAGTCACCGCCCGGACCGGCATGGTAGACGCAGAACTTCAGGCTCGAGGAGCCCGCGTTCAGCACCAGCAGATAGCCGGTCATCGCGCCGAGACCGATACCCGCCGCGCGTGCGCTACGCGCATGGCCACCGCGCAGCTCGCGATGCGTGAGCGCACGCTGTCCGCGCGGCTGGTCAGGATGATCGGCACGCGCGCGCCCAGCACGAGGCCGGCGCAGTCGGCGTTGGCCAGGAACGTGAGCTGCTTGGCCAGCATGTTCCCCGCCTCGAGGTCCGGCACGAGCAGGATGTCGGGGTCACCCGCGACTTCGGAGGCGATGCCCTTGATGCGCGCCGCCTCCTTGCTGATCGCGTTGTCGAACGCGAGCGGACCGTCCAGGATGCCCCCGCGGATCTGGCCGCGGTCCGCCATCTTGCACAGTGCCGCGGCGTCGATCGTGGCCGGCATCTTGGAAGTCACCGTCTCGACGGCCGCGAGGATCGCCACCTTGGGCCGCTCGAGCCCGAGGTCGAGACACAGATCGATCGCGTTCTGGCAGATGTCGAGCTTGTCCTCGAGCGCGGGGAAGATGTTGATCGCGGCGTCGGTCACGATCAGGACCTTGTGATACGTGGGGATGTCGAAGATGAACACGTGGGACAGCCGCCGCCCGGTGCGCAGGCCCGTGTCTCGCGCGACCACCTCCGCGAGCAGCTCGTCGCTGTGCAGGCTGCCCTTCATCAAGAGCTCGGCCTCGCCCTTGCGCACCAGCTCCACGGCCTTCGCGGCGGCGGCGTGACTGTGCGGCGCGTCGACGATGCGCGCGCGCGACAGGTCGATGCCCGCCTGCTTCGCGGTCTGCTCGATCTTGGCGACGGGCCCCACCAGGATCGGGTCGATGAGATGCTGCGCGGCCGCGTCGATCGCGCCGGTGAGCGCCGTCTCCTCGCAGGGGTGCGCGACGGCGGTGGTGATCGGCTGCAAGCCGGCACAGCTCGCGATCAGCTGCTCGTACTTTCCGGTTCCACTCATGGGGGTCAGCTCCTGTTGCTGGCGGGTCCAGTCTCTCTCAGAAAGAAGGCGAGGGCGACCGCGAGCCCGACGCCCGCGAGCATCGGCCCGAAGGCCCACTGATAGTGCACGAGCTCGAGCTCCGCGGCGCCGCCGGAGGCGTTGCGCAAGAGCGCCGCGAACACCGGGCCCAGCAGCGCGCTGAGCGTGAAGTTCACGAAGTTCACCACGCCGGTCGCGGTGCCGTTGAGCTGCGGCGGGTTCGCCTCCTTGATCACCGTGTAGAGCAGCATCACGGAGCCGGAAGCGATGCCGGTCACGGTGCCCAGCACGTAGGGCGCGAGCACCTCGGTGCCGCCGAACAGGATCCAGGCCAGACACGCGAACAGCACGGCTGCGGCGCCGATCACCACGGGCTTGCGCCGGCCGATGCGGTCCGAGAGCCAGCCGAGCAGCGGGCTGCCGATGATCCAGCCCAGCGGTACCGTGGCGGAGCGCATGACCGCCTCGCCGAACGGGTGGCCGGCCGTCTCCTGCAGGAAGCGGACGCCCCAGACCATGTCGAAGATCGAGGTCGGCATCATCAACAGGCCCGCGATCAAGCCGCACAGGACCGACTGCGGATTGCGGAACACGGTGCGGAGTGAGTCGAGCGCGGCGCTGCGCCAGTCACCCGAGGGCTCGCTCTTCGGGGACGGCAGCAGGAGCGCCAGCACCACGGCGATCGCCGCACCCGTGACTGCCATGATCATCCAGAAGCGGCTCCACGGCAGCCCGCCCGCGATCGCGGGCCCCACGAGAAACTGCCCGGCGGAGCCGCCCGCCATGCCGAACATCTGGGTCGCGCCGATCAGCGTGGCAGCGCGCGACGCGGGGAAGCTGCTGTTCGCGACGTAGATCGCGCCCACCAGGCCGAACACGCCGCCCGCGCCCTGCAGCAGCCGGCCGATGCCGGCGAGCGCCGCGTCGCCGGTCGCGAACAGGAGCGACCCGGCCGCCACGATCGCGGCGCCGATCGGAATCACCCGGCGCGCGCCCAGCCGGTCGAGCGCAACGCCTGCGACCAGGCTGAACGGCGAGTAGCCGTAGTAGAACAGCCCGACCAGCGATGCGACGCCGAGCGCGTCGAGGCCGAACGCCTCGGACAGCTGCGGCATCATCACGCTCGGCGCCG contains:
- a CDS encoding acetate/propionate family kinase, with translation MTGYLLVLNAGSSSLKFCVYHAGPGGDWQADLRGQIEGIGTAPRLRAQDGAGNAVEAPSLAEAVRDGRSALDELAAWLRSHYGDARLLGVGHRVVHGGATYPRPVVVTPEVLRQLRELVPLAPLHQPHNLAAIEAVEKRLPGVPQVACFDTSFHRGQPPVAELVPLPREIRRQGVQRYGFHGLSYEYIASVLPRVAPAIAEGRVVVAHLGSGASLCALRARRSVENTLGFTALDGLCMGTRPGSLDPGVVLHLFQGLGLVAKQVEDLLYKQSGLLGISGISNDMRDLLGSESPDAKLAVDYFVYQAAKEIGALAAVLRGVDGLVFTAGIGENSAEVRRRICEASAWLGLELDPEANARGGPRISTAASRVSAWVIPTNEELMIARHSGELLRLG
- a CDS encoding MFS transporter, translating into MLTAWIAWTVAAVYYFYQYVLRSAPSVMMPQLSEAFGLDALGVASLVGLFYYGYSPFSLVAGVALDRLGARRVIPIGAAIVAAGSLLFATGDAALAGIGRLLQGAGGVFGLVGAIYVANSSFPASRAATLIGATQMFGMAGGSAGQFLVGPAIAGGLPWSRFWMIMAVTGAAIAVVLALLLPSPKSEPSGDWRSAALDSLRTVFRNPQSVLCGLIAGLLMMPTSIFDMVWGVRFLQETAGHPFGEAVMRSATVPLGWIIGSPLLGWLSDRIGRRKPVVIGAAAVLFACLAWILFGGTEVLAPYVLGTVTGIASGSVMLLYTVIKEANPPQLNGTATGVVNFVNFTLSALLGPVFAALLRNASGGAAELELVHYQWAFGPMLAGVGLAVALAFFLRETGPASNRS
- a CDS encoding bifunctional enoyl-CoA hydratase/phosphate acetyltransferase gives rise to the protein MSGTGKYEQLIASCAGLQPITTAVAHPCEETALTGAIDAAAQHLIDPILVGPVAKIEQTAKQAGIDLSRARIVDAPHSHAAAAKAVELVRKGEAELLMKGSLHSDELLAEVVARDTGLRTGRRLSHVFIFDIPTYHKVLIVTDAAINIFPALEDKLDICQNAIDLCLDLGLERPKVAILAAVETVTSKMPATIDAAALCKMADRGQIRGGILDGPLAFDNAISKEAARIKGIASEVAGDPDILLVPDLEAGNMLAKQLTFLANADCAGLVLGARVPIILTSRADSVRSRIASCAVAMRVAHARRVSVSAR